One stretch of Methyloversatilis sp. RAC08 DNA includes these proteins:
- a CDS encoding DNRLRE domain-containing protein, whose translation MTLRKIFLTSALLAALPATASADTLVFQQGLNGYTGTQDTAISSNETGGGVDSRDTNFGAEEYISVDGDDGSPGAKPNHGLIRFDNLFGNAAGQIRTSDTIVSATLRIYVDNPGSGFTMYDMLTDWSQGVITWNSIGNGIQANGIEAAASPVFTIGANNGAENVGTDWLSIDLTASLQAAQSGAIPGYGWAMIPFVAGTNGIDFATSEYFAQNFRPELSVEVMAVPEPETYAMLLAGLGLIGFAARRRG comes from the coding sequence ATGACATTACGAAAAATTTTCCTGACCAGCGCGCTGCTGGCTGCGCTGCCGGCCACTGCATCGGCGGACACACTGGTGTTTCAGCAAGGCCTCAATGGGTACACCGGCACACAGGACACCGCAATCAGCAGCAACGAAACCGGTGGTGGCGTCGATAGCCGCGATACCAATTTCGGTGCAGAAGAATACATCAGCGTCGATGGCGACGACGGCAGCCCCGGTGCCAAGCCCAATCACGGTCTGATCCGCTTCGACAACCTGTTCGGCAACGCTGCCGGGCAGATCCGGACAAGCGACACCATCGTGTCCGCGACGCTGCGCATCTACGTCGACAATCCGGGCAGCGGCTTCACGATGTACGACATGCTGACCGACTGGTCGCAGGGCGTGATCACCTGGAACAGCATCGGCAATGGCATCCAGGCGAACGGCATCGAAGCCGCGGCATCACCGGTGTTCACGATCGGCGCAAATAACGGCGCTGAAAACGTCGGTACCGACTGGCTGAGCATCGACCTGACCGCGTCGCTGCAGGCAGCCCAGTCCGGCGCAATTCCGGGATACGGCTGGGCAATGATTCCGTTCGTCGCCGGCACGAACGGCATCGATTTCGCCACGTCGGAATACTTCGCCCAGAACTTCCGTCCCGAGCTGAGCGTCGAGGTCATGGCTGTGCCCGAACCCGAAACCTATGCGATGTTGCTCGCCGGCCTCGGCCTGATCGGCTTCGCCGCGCGCCGTCGCGGTTGA
- a CDS encoding PhoX family protein, protein MSKFDDHTDLMRDLAKNADNMDPHWTLSRRNFMRSGVAAAAVIGMPFGLLGSGAVRAASLPYSPDYGPLEPVLDEVTGLPLLRLPAGFKYWSTGWTGDIMSDGIATPGAHDGMAVVAADANRIVLVRNHEQGSVNANGNSFLPGTKGVYDRNTNGGTTNLVFAPQQKKWLSSWASLSGCIRPCAGGPTPWNTWISSEETTVGPTTNANALKQHGYNFEVPASGISNAVPLVDMGCFSHEAVAVDPVTGYIYETEDSTPSGFYRFKPTVPGRLAMGGTLQMMKLKTANNANVTISGVSYGYFDTALENAIGTTWDVEWVSIDEPNKPFVTGTTSGGVRAQGLVQGASSIKRGEGCWYGNGVIYLCSTSGGSANNGQIFAYDPRRETLTLLFVSLSDGPDGVDSPDNIAWSPRGSLILCEDGGASPQQLRGLTLDGTIFPFCATNMDFRAGGSVGPVTRPSGRTFSNNALGNEWAGATFHNEWLFANAYGSPGVTFAITGPWDNGAL, encoded by the coding sequence CGGCCTGCTCGGCAGCGGCGCTGTGCGCGCTGCCAGCCTGCCCTACAGCCCGGACTACGGCCCGCTGGAGCCGGTGCTCGACGAAGTCACCGGCCTGCCGCTGCTGCGTCTGCCGGCGGGTTTCAAATACTGGTCGACCGGCTGGACCGGCGACATCATGAGCGATGGCATCGCCACCCCGGGCGCGCACGACGGCATGGCTGTCGTAGCAGCTGACGCGAACCGCATCGTGCTCGTGCGTAACCACGAACAGGGTTCTGTCAACGCCAACGGCAATTCCTTCCTTCCGGGCACCAAGGGCGTGTATGACCGCAACACCAACGGCGGCACCACCAATCTGGTATTCGCGCCGCAGCAGAAGAAGTGGCTGTCGAGTTGGGCGAGTCTGTCCGGCTGTATCCGCCCCTGCGCCGGCGGCCCGACGCCTTGGAACACCTGGATCTCTTCAGAAGAAACCACCGTCGGACCGACGACCAACGCCAACGCACTGAAGCAGCACGGCTATAACTTTGAAGTACCCGCATCGGGCATTTCCAATGCCGTGCCGCTCGTCGATATGGGCTGTTTCAGCCACGAAGCCGTTGCTGTCGATCCGGTCACCGGCTACATCTACGAGACCGAAGATTCGACGCCGAGCGGCTTCTACCGCTTCAAGCCGACCGTGCCGGGTCGCCTCGCCATGGGCGGCACTCTGCAGATGATGAAGCTGAAGACCGCCAACAATGCCAACGTGACAATCAGCGGCGTGTCATACGGCTACTTCGACACGGCCCTTGAAAACGCCATCGGCACCACGTGGGACGTCGAATGGGTAAGCATCGACGAGCCGAACAAGCCCTTCGTCACCGGCACGACTTCCGGCGGCGTGCGCGCACAGGGTCTCGTTCAAGGCGCATCGAGCATCAAGCGCGGCGAAGGCTGCTGGTACGGCAATGGCGTGATCTACCTGTGCTCGACCAGCGGCGGTTCGGCCAACAATGGTCAGATCTTTGCCTACGACCCGCGCCGCGAAACGCTGACGCTGTTGTTTGTTTCGCTGAGCGACGGCCCGGACGGCGTCGACAGCCCGGACAACATCGCATGGAGCCCGCGCGGCAGCCTGATCCTGTGCGAAGACGGCGGCGCCAGCCCGCAGCAACTGCGCGGCCTGACCCTGGATGGCACGATTTTCCCGTTCTGCGCAACCAATATGGACTTCCGCGCCGGCGGCTCGGTCGGCCCGGTCACCCGTCCGTCGGGTCGCACATTCAGCAATAACGCCCTCGGCAACGAATGGGCCGGTGCGACCTTCCACAACGAGTGGCTGTTCGCGAATGCCTACGGCTCGCCCGGCGTGACCTTCGCCATCACCGGCCCGTGGGACAACGGCGCTCTGTAA
- a CDS encoding heavy metal translocating P-type ATPase, which translates to MNAPESVAELLSAEPAALPCYHCGLPVDGMPRYRVRIDGQDRPMCCAGCAAVAEAISSGGLEQFYRHRDTLPEAAPEAGGGRDLSVYDLPEVQADFVRSVAHAQCADAREALLIIEGIRCAACVWLNEQHVGRLPGVLTLDINYATRRARIVWDPARITLSAILQAVADIGYQAWPNDRAHAESVARNERRDALWRLAVAGLGMMQVMMYAWPAYVAGELELSDSIAALMRWASLVLTAPVVFYSAAPFFSRAWRDLMARRVGMDLPVALGVGCAFAASLWATVTRSGEVYFDSVTMFVFLLLAGRYLEMVARQHAVRGVENLAQVMPALAQRFTAWPGTATEAVPVVRLIVGDHVVVAAGEVIPADGRLVDGRSEVDESLLTGESKPQARGVGDRVVGGSLNMVSPVVLEVEQVGDATRLAAIRRLIGRASASRPDVVQFADRIALHFVSALIVLACATAAVWLWIEPARALWIFVSVLVVSCPCALSLATPAALTVATGVLSKSGLLVTRAHAIETLARVTHVVFDKTGTLTTGDMHVQALVPLGTLSAADAHALAAALEQHSTHPIARALRQAAGDVPLPEVSALEAVTGQGVQALHQGRTLRLGRADFVCAASGCALPDVPDGTATPVWLGDDEGLIVRFDLIDTVRSGAPELLARLRDRGIAVTLLSGDAPAPVAALANELGIADAHARMSPEGKRAFIEALQANGAVVAMLGDGVNDAPVLAQAQVSVAMGSGTELARAQGDMVLLSAGFAALTRGFDTAQATLTVVRQNLRWAFAYNMLAIPPAMFGWITPWMAGVGMSLSSLAVVLNALRLQRRDAK; encoded by the coding sequence ATGAATGCCCCCGAATCCGTCGCCGAGTTGCTGTCTGCCGAACCCGCAGCGCTGCCCTGCTATCACTGCGGGCTGCCGGTGGATGGCATGCCGCGCTACCGGGTGCGCATCGACGGGCAGGACCGCCCGATGTGCTGCGCCGGCTGTGCCGCGGTCGCGGAGGCGATCAGCAGCGGTGGTCTGGAACAGTTCTACCGCCATCGCGATACGCTGCCCGAAGCCGCACCCGAGGCGGGTGGCGGGCGCGATCTGTCGGTTTATGACCTGCCGGAGGTACAGGCCGATTTCGTGCGCAGCGTGGCGCATGCGCAGTGTGCCGATGCGCGCGAGGCGCTCCTGATCATCGAAGGTATCCGCTGTGCCGCCTGCGTGTGGCTCAACGAGCAGCACGTCGGGCGGCTGCCGGGCGTGCTGACGCTGGACATCAATTACGCCACGCGCCGCGCCCGCATCGTGTGGGACCCGGCGCGCATCACGCTGTCGGCCATCCTGCAGGCGGTCGCCGATATCGGTTACCAGGCCTGGCCGAATGACCGGGCGCACGCCGAATCGGTCGCGCGCAACGAGCGGCGCGATGCGCTATGGCGCCTCGCGGTCGCCGGACTCGGCATGATGCAGGTCATGATGTATGCGTGGCCTGCCTACGTCGCCGGCGAGCTGGAACTGTCCGACAGCATCGCCGCGCTGATGCGCTGGGCCAGCCTCGTGCTGACCGCGCCGGTGGTGTTCTACTCTGCCGCGCCTTTTTTTTCGCGCGCCTGGCGCGACCTGATGGCGCGCCGCGTGGGCATGGACCTGCCGGTCGCACTCGGTGTCGGCTGCGCGTTTGCCGCCAGCCTCTGGGCCACCGTCACGCGCTCGGGCGAGGTGTATTTCGACTCGGTCACGATGTTCGTCTTCCTGCTGCTGGCCGGCCGCTATCTCGAAATGGTGGCGCGCCAGCATGCGGTGCGCGGCGTCGAAAATCTGGCGCAGGTGATGCCGGCACTGGCGCAGCGCTTCACGGCCTGGCCCGGCACGGCGACCGAAGCGGTGCCGGTGGTTCGACTGATCGTCGGCGACCATGTCGTCGTCGCGGCCGGCGAAGTCATCCCGGCTGACGGCCGGCTGGTCGATGGGCGCAGCGAGGTTGATGAAAGTCTGCTGACCGGCGAATCGAAACCGCAGGCGCGCGGGGTCGGTGATCGGGTGGTCGGCGGCAGCCTGAACATGGTGTCGCCGGTGGTGCTTGAGGTCGAACAGGTGGGCGACGCAACGCGGCTGGCGGCCATCCGCCGCCTGATCGGCCGCGCCTCGGCGAGCCGGCCCGACGTGGTGCAATTCGCCGACCGCATCGCGCTGCATTTCGTGTCGGCGCTGATCGTGCTGGCCTGCGCCACGGCGGCGGTCTGGCTGTGGATCGAGCCGGCGCGCGCGCTGTGGATCTTCGTGTCGGTACTGGTCGTGAGCTGTCCGTGCGCGCTGTCGCTGGCCACACCGGCAGCGCTCACCGTGGCCACCGGCGTATTGTCGAAAAGCGGCCTGCTGGTCACCCGTGCGCATGCCATCGAAACGCTGGCGCGTGTCACCCATGTGGTGTTCGACAAGACCGGTACGCTGACCACGGGAGACATGCACGTGCAGGCCCTCGTGCCGCTGGGTACGCTGTCTGCAGCGGATGCGCATGCGCTGGCTGCCGCACTGGAACAGCATTCCACGCATCCGATCGCGCGCGCGTTGCGCCAGGCTGCCGGCGATGTGCCGCTGCCCGAGGTCAGCGCGCTCGAAGCGGTCACCGGACAGGGTGTGCAGGCCCTGCATCAGGGCCGCACGCTGCGCCTGGGTCGCGCCGATTTCGTCTGTGCGGCGTCGGGCTGTGCGCTGCCCGACGTGCCGGATGGCACGGCGACACCGGTCTGGCTGGGCGACGACGAGGGCCTGATCGTCCGCTTCGACCTGATCGACACGGTGCGCAGCGGCGCGCCCGAATTGCTGGCCCGACTGCGTGATCGCGGCATCGCGGTCACGCTGCTGTCGGGCGACGCACCGGCGCCGGTGGCAGCGCTGGCCAATGAACTGGGCATTGCTGACGCGCACGCGCGCATGAGCCCGGAAGGGAAGCGCGCCTTCATCGAAGCACTGCAGGCGAACGGTGCCGTGGTCGCCATGCTGGGCGATGGGGTGAACGATGCGCCGGTGCTCGCGCAGGCTCAGGTGTCGGTCGCCATGGGCAGCGGCACGGAACTGGCGCGCGCCCAGGGCGACATGGTGCTGCTGTCGGCCGGCTTCGCGGCGCTGACCCGCGGCTTCGACACCGCGCAGGCCACACTGACCGTGGTGCGGCAGAACCTGCGCTGGGCCTTTGCCTACAACATGCTGGCCATTCCGCCGGCGATGTTCGGCTGGATCACGCCGTGGATGGCCGGCGTCGGCATGTCGCTCAGTTCGCTCGCCGTGGTGCTCAATGCGCTGCGTCTGCAGCGTCGGGATGCGAAATGA
- a CDS encoding chorismate--pyruvate lyase family protein, which yields MSLHPAGAAWHAPALFMPSALRGWLTDPHSLTSRIRARCRAFSVRPLRQCAARGERDEVPLLGVPPTQQVRVRDVLLYADGVPVVFAHSVVRLHDVTGAWHMFAGVGVRPLGELLFADARIARSPLSVRRLDDRHPLYRRARAAGIVTDAPLWARRSLFLRAGRPLLVTEVFLPAIAGLAP from the coding sequence ATGTCCCTTCATCCAGCCGGCGCCGCATGGCACGCGCCGGCGCTGTTCATGCCGTCCGCCCTGCGCGGCTGGCTCACCGATCCGCACTCGCTCACGTCGCGCATCCGCGCGCGCTGTCGCGCCTTTTCGGTACGGCCGCTGCGTCAGTGCGCCGCGCGTGGCGAACGCGACGAAGTGCCGCTGCTCGGCGTGCCGCCAACGCAACAGGTGCGCGTGCGCGATGTGCTGCTGTACGCCGACGGCGTGCCGGTGGTGTTTGCGCACAGCGTGGTGCGCCTGCATGACGTGACCGGTGCCTGGCACATGTTTGCCGGTGTCGGCGTGCGACCGCTGGGCGAGTTGCTGTTTGCCGACGCGCGCATTGCGCGTTCGCCGCTGTCGGTGCGCCGGCTTGACGACCGCCATCCGCTGTACCGGCGGGCACGCGCGGCCGGCATCGTGACCGATGCACCGCTGTGGGCGCGCCGTTCGCTGTTTCTGCGGGCCGGCCGGCCGCTGCTGGTGACCGAAGTGTTCCTGCCGGCGATCGCGGGGCTGGCGCCATGA
- the ubiA gene encoding 4-hydroxybenzoate octaprenyltransferase translates to MNLLARLNAWERLMRLDKPIGILLLAWPTLWALWVSGGGKPSPFIVWIFMLGTVLMRSAGCVINDFADRNFDGHVERTRKRPLVTGEVGTREALLLAAALALFAFILILPLHRLVILLSFGALFLAASYPFTKRFFAIPQAWLGVAFGFGIPMAYAAQLYTVPNEAWLLLAANVFWAIAYDTEYAMVDREDDLKIGIRTSAITFGRFDVAAVMICYGVTLSLLAIYGQLENLGLPFYLGLLVAAGIATYHYTLIRERDRARCFRAFLHNNWLGAAVFAGIVADYALR, encoded by the coding sequence ATGAATCTGCTGGCACGGCTCAATGCCTGGGAACGCCTGATGCGGCTCGACAAGCCGATCGGCATCCTGCTGCTCGCCTGGCCCACATTGTGGGCGCTGTGGGTCAGCGGCGGCGGCAAGCCGTCGCCCTTCATCGTTTGGATATTCATGCTGGGTACGGTGCTGATGCGCAGCGCCGGCTGCGTCATCAATGACTTTGCCGACCGCAACTTCGACGGCCATGTCGAGCGCACGCGCAAGCGGCCGCTGGTGACCGGCGAAGTCGGCACGCGCGAGGCGCTGCTGCTGGCCGCCGCGCTCGCGCTGTTCGCTTTCATCCTGATCCTGCCGCTGCACCGGCTGGTCATCCTGCTGTCGTTCGGCGCGCTGTTCCTCGCCGCGAGTTACCCCTTCACCAAGCGCTTCTTCGCCATTCCGCAGGCCTGGCTGGGCGTCGCCTTCGGCTTCGGCATCCCGATGGCCTATGCGGCTCAGCTCTACACCGTGCCGAACGAAGCCTGGTTGCTGCTCGCCGCCAATGTGTTCTGGGCCATCGCCTATGACACCGAATACGCGATGGTCGACCGCGAGGACGACCTGAAGATCGGCATCCGCACGTCGGCCATCACCTTCGGCCGCTTCGACGTCGCCGCCGTGATGATCTGTTACGGCGTCACGCTGTCGCTGCTGGCGATCTATGGTCAGCTGGAAAATCTCGGTCTGCCGTTCTACCTCGGTCTGCTGGTCGCAGCCGGCATTGCCACCTACCATTACACGCTGATCCGAGAGCGCGACCGCGCACGCTGCTTTCGTGCCTTCCTGCACAACAACTGGCTCGGGGCGGCAGTGTTCGCAGGTATCGTGGCCGATTACGCGTTGCGCTGA
- the ccoS gene encoding cbb3-type cytochrome oxidase assembly protein CcoS, whose translation MDILWLLVPLSVLIALGIGIVFVWSARSGQFDDLEGPAHRMMMDDDRAPLKAPERDGTDG comes from the coding sequence ATGGACATCCTGTGGCTGCTGGTGCCGCTTTCGGTGCTGATCGCGCTGGGCATCGGCATCGTTTTCGTCTGGTCGGCGCGCAGCGGGCAGTTCGACGACCTCGAAGGGCCGGCTCACCGCATGATGATGGATGACGACCGCGCGCCGCTGAAAGCGCCCGAGCGCGACGGCACGGATGGTTGA
- a CDS encoding alpha/beta hydrolase: MQAIGALILALGVLFITSDSEAGTLRERLAERTEQRRAASGTVAGLPAGTRVERDVSYGDHADQRLDVYIPADARAAPMLFLVHGGGWRRGDKTHGRLIDNKLAHWLPAGVVIVSINYRMLPEADVLTQRDDVVAALAAVQTRAHEWGGDASRVVLMGHSAGAHLVALVAAAPRDARVSQPWLGSVLLDSGALDVERLMAERHHSLFDDAFGKDRAFWISTSPVRQLAAPVARWLAVCSSQRRQACDQVKAFALRVRETGGRIDELPLAKSHGAINEELGLPGAYTERVDDFLREVGALAR, encoded by the coding sequence ATGCAGGCCATCGGAGCATTGATTCTGGCGCTCGGCGTCTTGTTCATTACGTCCGACAGCGAGGCGGGCACGTTGCGTGAGCGCCTGGCGGAGCGTACCGAACAGCGGCGCGCGGCATCCGGAACGGTAGCAGGCCTGCCCGCCGGAACCCGAGTGGAGCGTGACGTCTCCTATGGCGATCACGCCGACCAGCGACTGGATGTCTACATCCCCGCCGATGCCCGAGCCGCGCCCATGCTGTTTCTCGTTCACGGCGGCGGCTGGCGTCGTGGCGACAAGACGCACGGCCGCTTGATCGACAACAAGCTGGCGCACTGGCTGCCCGCCGGCGTGGTCATCGTGTCGATCAACTATCGCATGCTGCCCGAAGCCGATGTACTGACGCAGCGCGATGACGTGGTCGCCGCGCTGGCGGCCGTGCAGACGCGCGCACACGAGTGGGGCGGCGATGCGTCGCGCGTCGTGCTGATGGGTCACTCGGCTGGCGCCCATCTGGTGGCGCTGGTCGCCGCGGCGCCACGCGACGCGCGCGTCAGTCAGCCCTGGCTCGGCAGCGTACTGCTGGACAGCGGCGCACTGGATGTCGAACGCCTGATGGCCGAACGCCACCACAGCCTGTTCGACGATGCCTTCGGCAAGGACCGTGCGTTCTGGATATCTACCTCGCCGGTGCGCCAGCTCGCGGCGCCTGTCGCACGCTGGCTGGCAGTCTGTTCCAGTCAACGCAGGCAGGCCTGTGATCAGGTGAAGGCCTTCGCGCTACGCGTGCGGGAAACCGGCGGCCGCATCGACGAACTGCCGCTGGCAAAATCACATGGCGCCATCAATGAAGAGCTGGGCTTGCCCGGAGCGTATACCGAGCGGGTGGATGATTTCCTGCGTGAAGTTGGAGCGCTCGCGCGATGA